CAGTCGTCAGCGTCATGTGGGCACTCCGCTTTCCATGACCAGCGGCCCGCTGGCGCTGAGGCGGCTGGGTCCGAAGACGAGCCGCGCACTGACCTGCGGCACGCGGTCATAGGTGATATCCGAGCGCGGCCGGCGCCCGCGCCAGGCAAAAAACAGCAGGACGCCGACCAGGGCCGTGCCGAGCCACGCCCAGGCCAGTCCGGGCCTCAGCAGGTAGGCGGGGAAGGTCAGTTTGGGCAGGGTGATTTCAGGCAAGCGGAATTTGGGCACATCCAATTTGGGCAGTGACAGTTTCGGCCAGACGAATTTCGGCGGGGTGTTATGGGGCGCCTCCGTTGCCGATTTAGACACAGCCATCGGGGCCTCGGCAGAAGCCGCCGGAACGGCATCCTCGACCGGCGCTTTTTGAACAGGTGGCGGCAGGTCGGCCTGAGCTTCCGCCACAGGTGTTTCAATTACAGGTGTTTCAGTCATTGGCGCCTCCGTTGAAGGCGTATCCGTTGAAGGGGGCACGACCGGCGTTTCGGCGGTCTGCGGGGAACGCGCCGGCCCGACCGAGACCTGCAGGGCCAGTTGTCCGCCGGCTGTCAGCGGCTCACCAGCCGCTGGCGTCTGCTGAAGTATGGTGCTGGAAGCGTCATCGCCGGGCGTTTTGGTCAGGGAGGGGTAAATAGCAAAATACTGGGCCAGGGGCACGGCCACGTCATCATAACGGCAGCCAACCAGGCGCGGCGCGACCTGTTTCGCCGCCGCGGCCCGGATTGCGCCGGCGCCACAACTCCGCGTCCCTTGCGCCGCAAGAGCCGGAACAGACATGATCAGGAAAGCACACGCACTCAGTACAGGTACAGCGGCCGGTTTCATGCAGCCCCCTTAGGTTTACGCGCAGGTTGCAAGAGTCTTAACACCAATCCTCTGGCTCTGCCAGTCCGCGTTAACCATTACGGGGCGGGTGTTGAATTGCCGCACCAGCGTCCGCGCCGATGTTTCCCGTTATTACATATCTTCACATCGTGATGATCGACCGGAGATTCTCGATTCAAGGGTTGCAACACGGGAACATAGGCTCTAAAGCACCCGCTTAGCCATAAAACATGCAGCGCCCGAAGCGGCGCGATTTTTTTAACCGGACTGTGGACTCACAGCCCGCTCTAATTTTGCGCAACTGACAAGGTTGCGCCTTGTGTTACGAAAGACCGAGATGCCCAAACGCACAGATATCAAGTCCATTCTCATTATCGGCGCAGGCCCTATTGTGATCGGTCAGGCCTGTGAGTTCGATTATTCCGGCGTGCAGGCGTGCAAGGCCCTGCGCGAGGAAGGCTACCGCATCATCCTGGTCAATTCCAACCCGGCGACGATCATGACCGATCCGAACATCGCCGACGCGACCTATATCGAGCCGATTACCCCTGAATTCGTCGAGAAGATCATTGCGAAAGAGCGCCCGGACGCGCTGCTCCCCACCATGGGCGGCCAGACCGCGCTCAACACGGCGCTTTCGCTCGACGCCGCCGGCGTGCTGGCCAAGTACAAGGTCGAGATGATCGGCGCCAAGGCCGAGGTCATCGACAAGGCCGAAGACCGCCAGAAGTTCCGCGACGCCATGGACAAGCTGGGTCTGGAATCGGCCAAGTCGGCCGTGGCCCACACGGGATGAGGCCGTGGCCGGTCTGGAAGCCATCGGCGGCCTGCCGGCGGTCATCCGCCCGTCGTTCACCCTCGCCGGCACCGGCGGCGGCATTGCCTATAACCAGGAAGAGTTCAAGGAAATCGTCGAGCGCGGTCTCGACCTCTCCCCCACCAGCGAAGTGCTGATCGAGGAATCGATCGTCGGCTGGAAGGAATACGAGATGGAGGTGGTGCGCGACACCGCCGACAACTGCATCATCGTCTGTTCGATCGAAAACGTCGATCCGATGGGCGTCCATACCGGTGACTCGATCACCGTGGCCCCGGCCCTGACCCTGACCGACAAGGAATACCAGATCATGCGCTCGGCCTCACTGGCCGTGCTGCGCGAGATCGGCGTCGAGACCGGCGGGTCGAACGTGCAGTTCGCGCTTAATCCGCGCGACGGCCGCATGATCGTTATCGAGATGAACCCGCGCGTATCGCGCTCCTCCGCGCTCGCCTCGAAGGCCACCGGATTCCCGATCGCCAAGATCGCCGCCAAGCTGGCCGTCGGTTATACGCTCGATGAACTGCAAAACGACATCACCAAGACCACCCCGGCTTCGTTCGAGCCGTCGATCGATTACGTCGTCACCAAGATCCCGCGCTTCGCTTTCGAGAAGTATCCCGGTTCGGAGCCGCTGCTTGGCACCTCGATGAAGTCGGTCGGTGAAGTCATGGCCATCGGTCGCACCTTTGCCGAATCGATGCAGAAGGCCCTGCGCGGCCCGGAAACCGGCCTCAGCGGCTTTGATGAAGTCGAGATCGCCGGCGTCAAGACCGCCGAAAACCCTGATGCTATTCGTGATGCCGTCATCCGGGAACTGGGTCGGCCGACGCCGGACCGCGTCCGCGTGATCGCACAGGCCTTCCGCCACGGCCTGTCGGTCGAGGACATCCACGCCGCCTGCGAATACGAGCCGTGGTTCCTGCGCCAGATCGAGGCTATCGTGTCGGAAGAAGCCAAGATCGGCGCGCTCGGCCTGCCGACCTCGGCCAAGGCGTTCCGCAGCCTGAAAGCCATGGGCTTCTCGGATGTCCGCCTCGCCAAGCTGACAGGCAAGACGGAAAAAGAAGTCCGCAAAACCCGCCAGGAACTCAACGTCCGTCCGGTCTTCAAGCGCATCGATACCTGCGCCGCCGAATTCGCCTCTTCGACCGCCTACATGTATTCGACCTATGAATCGGGCGCGCTCGGCCAGGTGCCGGAAAACGAAGCCGAGCCTTCGGATCGCGCCAAGGCCATCATCCTCGGCGGCGGTCCGAACCGGATCGGCCAGGGCATCGAGTTCGACTATTGCTGCTGTCATGCCGCCTTCGCCTTCAAGGAGATGGGCATCGAGGCCATCATGGTCAACTGCAATCCGGAAACCGTCTCGACCGATTACGACACCTCCGACCGCCTCTATTTCGAGCCGCTGACGGCCGAGGATGTGCTGGAACTGATCCATGTCGAGCAATCCAAGGGCGACCTGCGCGGCGTCGTCGTGCAGTTCGGCGGCCAGACCCCGCTGAAACTGGCCCAGGCACTGGAAGACGAAGGCATCCCCATCCTCGGCACCTCGCCGGACGCCATCGACCTGGCCGAAGACCGCGAGCGCTTCCAGCACCTGCTGCGCGATATCGATCTGAAGCAGCCCATCAACGCCATTGCCCGCACGCCGGAAGAAGCCTTCAAGGGCGCCCATGAGGTCGGCTATCCGATCGTCATTCGTCCGTCCTACGTACTGGGCGGCCGCGCCATGGAAATCGTCCGCGATGACGAGCAACTGGCGCGCTATGTCCGCGAAGCCGTGCAGGTGTCGGGCGACTCGCCGGTGCTGATCGACCAGTATCTCTCGGCCGCCATCGAAGTCGATGCCGATGCTCTGGCTGACGGATCGGGCAATGTCTTCGTGGCCGGCATCATGGAGCATATCGAAGAAGCCGGCGTCCATTCGGGCGACTCCGCCTGTAGCTTGCCGCCCTTCTCCTTGAAGCCTGAAACGGTGAAGGAACTGGAGCGCCAGACGGTCGAACTGGCTCGTGCGCTCAAGGTTCGCGGCCTGATGAACGTCCAGTTCGCCATCCTGCACCCCTATTCGGATGCGCCGGAAATCTTCGTGCTCGAAGTCAATCCGCGCGCCTCGCGCACCGTGCCTTTCGTCGCCAAGACCCTGGGCCAGCCGCTGGCCGGTATCGCCGCCAAGATCATGGCGGGCGAAACCCTGGCCTCGTTCGATCTCAAGCCGCGCGACTACAGCCATGTCGCGGTCAAGGAAGTCGTCTTCCCGTTCGCCCGCTTTGCCAATGTCGATACGGTGCTTGGGCCTGAAATGCGTTCCACGGGCGAGGTCATGGGCCTCGACTGGGTGCGCGAGGGCGAAAGCATGATGGATGCCTTCTCTCGCGCCTTCGCCAAGTCGCAGCTCGGCGCCGGCGTGAAGCTACCGACCGCCGGCAAGGTGTTCGTCTCAGTCAAGGACATGGACAAGCCGGTGATCGTCGAGTCAATCCGCACGCTTCTGGACCTCGGCTTCAAGGTCGTCGCCACCGGCGGCACCGCCGATTACCTGAAGGCCCAGGGCCTCGATATCGAGCCGGTCAAGAAGGTGCTGGAAGGCCGTCCGAATATCCTCGACGCCATCAAGAACGGCGAGATCGACCTGGTCTTCAACACCACAGAGGGCAAACAGTCACTGGCGGATTCGTTCTCGCTGCGCCGCGCCACCCTGATGCAGAAGATCCCGTACTATACCACGGCTTCGGGCGCGGTGGCCGCGACTCGCGCCATCAAGTCCGGCGCCAATGAAGGGCTCGATGTCCGCCCGATCCAGGCCTATGCCTGACCGCATGAACTGATCAGGGCTGGATTTTCACCGTTACACGCTTATAGCGCGCCAGGGGCGGCGTACCCTTGTCCGTTACGCGGACAATAAATTCCGTCGTTTCCGGCCGGGTGACGGTCGCGCCCTCCACCCAGACGCCCTGAACGTCCTCGGCGGACATTTTCATCACTGTCTTGAGCGTGCCGGCTTCGGGATACTGGAACCAGAGATAGGTCAGACTGTCGCCGTCGGGATCGGTCGTTCCTTTGGCGCTGAGCGCGAAGCCCTGACCGGATTTCACCGTCAGGACTTCAGGCACATCCAGGCGCACGACGGGCGGATGGTTCGCTTCATTGAACGGTTTCGTTGTCCACGCCATCCGCGCGGCGAAATCGTTCTGGAAATCATCCCGCCAGCGCCACAGGCTGACCTTGTTACCTGAAAATGTCTTCGTGCCGAAATGTATGGCCCGGTTGTATTCCCCCATTTCCGGCGGCGCATAGTCGTCGCTCGCATTGGTCCAGATCGGCCGCATCTCCGGCACATAAGGCACGCCGCCCGGCATATTCCCCGCTGCATCGGCATAGGGCTGCGGCTTATAGAGTTCATAACGGCCGCCCCACCCCCTTTGTCGGGATGCTCAGGGTCATTCAGTCCGTTGGGGATCAGCGACAGGAAGGAAGGCGTGTCGCCTTCCATGCCATAGCCAACATCGGGATAGATGGCGCCCAGCGGGCCATGCCCCTGCTGGATATTATCCGCCAGCCATTTATTGCTGATGGTTGTGTTGTCTATGCCGGGAATGACCGAGTTAATCGCTATCCAGGTTGAGGCACCATAATCGCCGGGACTGACGATATAGAACAGATTGGGGAAATTCGTCCTGATCCATGTGCCCGAATCGTCCTGGTCGGAAATGGTATGAACCCTGAGCTTGGCGATAAGCCTGGCGGCTTCGGCTTCGCTCATCGTGTGCTTAATCTTGTAGAGCGCCTGGGCCAGTGTATTGGTGCCGCCCCAGGCGGTCACCCAGACCGGGCGATCGTCCCTTTCCTGCAACACCTGGATGATGCGGTCAGAACCGGGCGAATCCCTGCCTTCGCCGACACCGGCCATGCCGTAGACCGGCAGCCCCTGACGGACGAGCGAGAGCAGGTCGTTCGCTTGCGGATAGCCTTTGTCATGCAAAAGCAGATTGTCCCGGACCTGACCATAGGCGCCGATCACCTCACGAACAGACTGCGGATTGACTGTGCTTTTCATCCAGACGGAGGTGGTCGCTATCAGCCCCTCGATATCGATCTCGTTTGAATAGAGCATCAAGCGGACAAGCGATTCCGTGTCATCCGGATCGGCGCCGACATCAGTGAGCACAATGAGCCGCTGTTTGCCGGTTTGGGCCGGTGCATTCGTGGGCATTGCGGCGGCAAGCGCCGCCTGGGGCAAAGATGTGGACAGGCCGGCCAGACACAGGGACAGGGCAAAAGGAAAGAGGGTTGTTTTCTTTAGCATGTTATCGCTCCCATTTTTATGAACGCACGCTAACCTAAACCTGCGGTCGCGCAAGCCCCAATCGTTGACAGCCTTGCCGGTTGCTCCCGGTCAAAAAAATGCCGGTCTCTTAAAAAGCCCTTAAGGCTGGTATTCTAAAGTCGTGGGCGACTGCGCAGGTATCCATTATTTTTGAGGTCCGGTCCATGGAAGTCACGCCCGTCCCGTCCGTCAATGCCCCGCTGGCGCCGCTGCGTGTGCAGCCGGTCACCGCCGCGCCGGAACGCCTGCCCCCAGAACGCCTACAGAGTGACCGTTACGCCACCGCTTTTTCGCTCAATCAGGCGCAGTTCAATGCCTTGGCGGCTTTTCTTGGCAGCGCCGAGGTCGGCAGCCAACTGGATAAGCGCCTCAAAGCCATGCAGGCCCTGCGCGGCCTGGCGGCGCGCGGGCAACTGCGCGGCATCGACTCGAAAAACGCCCGCCTGTTTCATCAGTTGACGGATCAAAGCGATCTCGGCCAACGCGAAGCCGCCATCCAGCAGGATGAGGTCGCCGCCATCAATGCCGCCATCGCCCGTCAGACGGCCCCGGCCCAGGCGCAGAAAGCCTTTTTCGATCATCTGTCTCCGGACGATCAGGTCATCCACTTCGAACTGAACGTCAACGCCA
This sequence is a window from Asticcacaulis sp.. Protein-coding genes within it:
- a CDS encoding DUF1593 domain-containing protein, coding for MLKKTTLFPFALSLCLAGLSTSLPQAALAAAMPTNAPAQTGKQRLIVLTDVGADPDDTESLVRLMLYSNEIDIEGLIATTSVWMKSTVNPQSVREVIGAYGQVRDNLLLHDKGYPQANDLLSLVRQGLPVYGMAGVGEGRDSPGSDRIIQVLQERDDRPVWVTAWGGTNTLAQALYKIKHTMSEAEAARLIAKLRVHTISDQDDSGTWIRTNFPNLFYIVSPGDYGASTWIAINSVIPGIDNTTISNKWLADNIQQGHGPLGAIYPDVGYGMEGDTPSFLSLIPNGLNDPEHPDKGGGAAVMNSISRSPMPMQRGICRAACLMCRRCGRSGPMRATTMRRRKWGNTTGPYISARRHFQVTRSACGAGGMISRTISPRGWRGQRNRSMKRTIRPSCAWMCLKS